CTGACCATTGAATGCGAGGTTGTAGGTGTAGATGTTCGGCGTATAGCTGCTGTTGATCACGTCCGGGGCAGAAGTACGCAAGATGTTCGGTTCGTTGAACAGCTGGAGCGTGCCGATTACAGAGAAGAGGACTGTCATCACGATGGTGCTCTTAATCTGAGGAATCTTCACGGACCAAGCGATGCGCAGCTCCGAAGCGCCGTCAATACGGGCAGATTCGTACAGGTCGTTCGGAATGCCGATCAGTGCAGAATAATAAATCAGCATGTTATAGCCAAGGAAGCACCAAGTGCAGATGTTTGCGATGGCGAATAGCATGAGCTGCTTCGACAGCATATTAGGAGCCGTTACGTCAAGCATGCCGGCGATTTGTCCAAAAAGACCATACTTATCGCCGTAAATGTATCCCCACATCAGCGCTGCAATGACGCCTGGGACGGCATAAGGCAGGAACAGCAGAATTCGCAGCACTGCGATATGGCGGATTCTCTGGGAGTCCAAGATAAGCGCCGCTACGAGGGACAGAATCAGATTCATCGGAATCTGAATCGCCGCGTAAATCAGCACATTCTTAAAGCCGCCCCACAAAGCCTCATCCTTGAACGCTCGGATGAAATTGTCGAAGCCCGCGAAGGTGGTGCCACCGAGAAGGGACTGCTTGAAGAAGCTGAGATAAAGCGCGTAGAACATTGGGATGATCATGCCGAACAGGAAGACCACCACGTATGGAAGACAATACAATATGCCTATGTACTCGCGCTTCGGCTTGCGCATCCCGGAAGTATCCGGTTTCGCCGTTGCATTTGTCATAGTTTTTCTCTTTCTTCTTAACCCGTCTGAATGAGCCTGCCAACAACATCGTTGCCATTGCCGTTTCATCCATCGGTACGTTCAATATACAAGGTTCTGCAAAAAAGAGCAAATAAAACTTCGTTATGCGTGGCGAAATTTTCTTTATCTTATTTTTTGGCCTTGGAAAGGCTTTATTGCAACGATATATGCACATTACATCCATCAGGCAAGCAGCAGAAGATCAACGTCCACGGCACACATTTCCGCTATATAGACAGCAACACGCCGATAAAATATCTATTTCAAGGTAACGAAAATTTCGCTATCCTGTAGGTAACGCTTTTTTACAGCGTGCATACGAAAAGAGAAGAGTCATGACCACAATCAAAACAACAAGCAGACCGAAGGTCTCCGATATCGCCCAAGCGGCGGGAGTATCCCCCGCCACCGTATCCAAGGTCATCAATGGCCGCAATGGAGTCTCCGACGAGACACGCGATCGGGTGGAACTGCTCCTCGAAGAAGCCGGATTCCGCAAAAAACTTCCCACAACCAAAACCATGCGGTCAATCGAACTGGTCGTCAACGAAATGACCAACAACGGCTCCGTGGAGATGGTCAAGGAGGCAACTTCATACGCCAGAGATTTTGGCATCGGCATCACTGTAAGCTGCGCCGGACCGGATTCCGAAGAACACGCGACAAGAAACGAGGCCAGCAGCTGCCTCCGCAGCGCCATCGAACGCAACCCACTGGGCGTCATACTTCTCTTATCAAATATTTCATCGGCCGAGGAATCGCTACTGCAGACGAGGAACATCCCATATGTAATTGTCGATCCGGTCGGGCAGGTCTCCGCTGACGCATTGGGGGTGGGCATTGATAACTGGACCGGAGGAATGCTCGCCACGCAATATCTCATATCATTGGGTCACCGACGGATCGCCGTCATCACCGGCCCCACCAATTCACAATCCTCGCAAGCGCGACTGAGCGGATACATGGCGGCGCTGCAGAAAAACGGCATCAGCGCGGATCCGCATCTCATCAAGGTTGGCGACTACGTATCCGATAAGGCATACAAAGCGGCATGCGATCTCCTGGAAATGAGGGAACAGGACCGACCAACCGCCATCTTCGCGTTCAACGATCTCGGCGCAATCAATGTCTATCGCGCCGCCCGACAGCACGGCATCAGTCTGCCCGAACAGCTATCGATCATCGGCTTCGACGATGTCTATCCTGCGGCAAGCATGTGTCCGTCCCTGACGACCATCAGGCAACCATTCAACCTCATCGCCAGGCAATGCATCGACCTGATTCTCGAAGCGCGGGAAGGGAAGGTGGAACAGAATTACTTCATTCTTCCCACGCAACTCGTCGAACGCGAAAGCTGCACATCGCCAGCACTGCCGTAACATGCAACGGCACTGTTGCCATCCTCCGGAAGCAACATCGCATTCGTGAGATCACTTCCAGAGGAGACCGTCTATCATCCGCTTACCCCCGCCGATGTCGTTCCGGTTAGTCCAATCGGGAACGATGCGGAGGCGCTCGCATCGTTCAAGGATGATCCGTGGACCGGCATGGACGGACGTCCCGCGATCGTGTCCAACGCGTACGGCGATGAGCGCAACGTGTACGGCGGAGCACGTCTGGGCCACAATGGCATCACCAAGAGCCTGCCGGCCGACGGGGAGCCGATCGTCATGTCGTCGGTCGAGCGCGATGGAACGATTGCTACCATCAACCTCAATGGCGTGCTGATCATCAAGAACTAAACGCCATCATCCAATCGGTGGCTTCCAGCTTGTTGCGGGAAGCCACCGATTTTTCCTTTCCCCATCGAAAAACACCGCAAAACAGAGCCTTCCTGTGATTAAAAAACGCAGAGTTCCTGAGGACTGGGTTTACCCGGCCTTCCATGTATCGCGCACCAAAGACCATTTGCCAATAAGCTTTTGCCCCCCATGACGTAACCGTACAGTCCCGCTCGAACAAGCATTTCGATAAAATCTAAAAACTATCGAAATCATCGAAATTATTTGTTGACCAAAATTCGCCCGCCTTAGGATATCGACTACCGGCCAAGACGCCCAGACCTGCACTCCGCGTCGATGCCGCTTAACAGAAAGAAGGAAAACGATGAAGTTTTTTATGAAGAAGAAAATGATTGCGCTTTGTGGCGCAGCGGCGATGATTCTCCCATTGGCAGCATGCGGAACGACTCAGGCGGGGACCACCGATGAACAGGGTAAGACAGTTGTCAACGTTTGGGCTTGGGACAACAACCTCAAAGCCAACGCCAAAGTATTCATGAAGAAAAATCCTAACATCGTCATCAAATTCACGAACGCCGGCAGCGGTAAAGATGAATATCAGGCGCTGAATAATGCTTTGGAAGCCGGCAGTGGAGTGCCGGACATAGCTATGATTGAATACTATGCAATTCCTGAATACGCAATTAAGGGATCACTCAAAAATCTGAATGATTACGGGACTGCCAAATATAAGGATTTCTACACTCCTGGCACTTGGAACGCAGTGAACTTTAATGGCGGCATGTACGGCATGCCAGTCGATTCAGGCCCAATGGCTTTTTATTATAACAAGGAAGTGTTTGACAAAGCCGGCATATCCGAAGCTCCAAAAACTTGGGACGAATTCTACCAAGATGCAAAAAAGATCAAACAAACTGGCTCATATATCACCAACGACCCAGGAAATGCCGGATTCTTCAACGCGATGGTTTGGCAGGCCGGCGGCCATCCATATTCCACGTCTAAGGATGGTACCAAAGTCACCATCAAGCTCACTACCGATAAAGGGGTACAGAAATTCTGCGATTTCTGGCAGAAGATGATTGACGAAGGACTCATCGAAACGAAAACTAAAGATAGTTCCGACGACTGGTACCGCTCCATCGGTTCTGGAGAATTCGCGAGCGTGATTTCCGCAGCATGGGCTCCGGGAATGTTCCTGAACAATGCTCCGGAAGGCGCCGGAAAGTGGAGAATCGCTCAAATGCCAACATGGAATGCCGGGGAGAACGTTAGCTCCGAATACGGCGGCTCCTCACTCGCATTGATGTCATCTTCGAAGAACGCCGATGCCGCGTACAAGTTCATGGAATTCGCCAGCACTAATTCTGATGCCATCATGTCCCGAGTGAATCAGGGTGGTTTCCCTGCTGATTTAAAGACCATGTCTAACGATGAATTCCTCAATCAGACCACTATGGTGAATTCCGATGGAGACACAGTGGACTACTTCGGTGGAGAAAAATTCAACGCTGAATTTGCCGAAGCGGCGAAGCATGTCACTTCCAAGTTCGAGTTCCTCCCCTACGACGTTTACGCACGAAGCGTTTTCACCGATACTGTAGGAGCCGCTTACATGGGGCAAACAACAATGAAGGAAGGCGTGAAGGCTTGGCAGGACAAGCTTGTCGAGCAAGGTAAGAGCCAAGGCTTCACGGTGAACGAATAAAGGATGGTAATGGTTGGAATCAAGGACGTGGCAGCCCTCGCAGGAGTTTCCATCAGCACAGTCTCCTATGTGATGACAGGAAAACGTCCAATAGGAGCAAAAACTCGTCAACGGGTATTACAGGCCGCACGTGATCTTGGATACCTAGCGAAAAACGGCAGTCCAGCTCCATTGAATGGAGAGACTCATTTCGTTGCGTTGAGCTCGCCCGTCCATGATTCCACCAGCTACACCAATTATTGCGCATATTTTCTCAATTTCCTCAAAGCAGCGAGACAACTTGGCTATGAAACATTGCTGCTAACCGAAGAAACAGGGGATGAGCAGCTGCGTTCCATCATTGACACCGGAATGGTAGATGGCGTCGCACTTATGGATGTGACCATGAATGATCCCCGGATAGAGTTAGCTCAGTTTTCGACCATCCCTTTCATTTCCATCGGACATCCCATGGATGAAATAAACGTACCTTGCATTGATACCGATTTCATCGAAATGGGCGAAATGATTATGCAGACGCTTCACCGCAATGGACATGACAGAATACTGTTTATAGGAGGGAAAAAGATTGATTATGAACGCGCTGGAGGCGCGAATTACCTTATTCGACTGAGAACATCAATGCATGCCGCAGCCGCGCGTTACGGAATCCATATAGATGAAGAATTTACCGACAATGATGATTTCGATGCTGCAGAGAACCTACTTGAACGGTTCATTTCAGATAAAAAAATACAGCGATCGTAACACAAGGCGGGCCGTTGTTCTTGAATAACCTTGTTGCGGCAACGAGACAGCGTGGAATAAGAATTCCTCAGGATCTTTCGTTGGTCTCAGCAGGAACATACACGGATTCTATGGGTAAACGTCTGCGAATAGATGAATTCCCACTTATGCCAGCCGAATTGTGCCAACTAGGCATGAATATGCTGGTTCATCTCATGGACGGGACCATAAAGCGAAAGGAAAACGCCACACTAATTCATCCCATATATAAGCAACGCGGATCTATAACATCGCTTTGATGAAGAACTTGATTTACTAAGGAAACAAAATATGACTGATTTCAATCGTTCCACCCTTCCCGACACCGTGCGTTCCAACGGCGCGACCCCGAACCCGTGGTGGGCCAACGCGGTGGTCTACCAGATCTACCCGCGTTCCTTCCAGGATTCCAACGGCGACGGCGTCGGCGACCTGAAGGGCATCACCAGCCGTCTCGACTACCTCGCCGACCTCGGCGTGGACGTGGTGTGGCTCTCCCCGGTCTACAAGTCGCCCCAGGACGACAACGGTTACGACATTTCCGACTATCAGGACATCGATCCGCTGTTCGGCACCTTGGAGGATATGGACGAGCTGCTTGCCGAAGCGCACAAGCGCGGTCTGAAGATCGTGATGGATTTGGTGGTCAACCACACGTCCGACGAGCATGCTTGGTTCCAGGCTTCCCGCGACAAGGACGATCCGCATGCCGACTGGTATTGGTGGCGTCCAGCCAGGCCGGGGCATGAGCCGGGCACTCCGGGTGCCGAGCCGAACCAGTGGGGTTCCTATTTCGGCGGTTCCGCCTGGCAGTACGATCCGAAGCGCGGCGAATACTACCTCCACCAGTTCTCTAGGAAGCAGCCGGATTTGAATTGGGAGAATCCGGAAGTGCGCAAGGCCGTCTACAAGATGATGAATTGGTGGATGGATCGCGGCATTGACGGCTTCCGCATGGACGTCATCACCCTGATCTCAAAACGTCTCGATGGCCACGGACGGCTGCCCGGAGAAATCGACTCGGAACTATC
This window of the Bifidobacterium pseudocatenulatum DSM 20438 = JCM 1200 = LMG 10505 genome carries:
- a CDS encoding LacI family DNA-binding transcriptional regulator; protein product: MTTIKTTSRPKVSDIAQAAGVSPATVSKVINGRNGVSDETRDRVELLLEEAGFRKKLPTTKTMRSIELVVNEMTNNGSVEMVKEATSYARDFGIGITVSCAGPDSEEHATRNEASSCLRSAIERNPLGVILLLSNISSAEESLLQTRNIPYVIVDPVGQVSADALGVGIDNWTGGMLATQYLISLGHRRIAVITGPTNSQSSQARLSGYMAALQKNGISADPHLIKVGDYVSDKAYKAACDLLEMREQDRPTAIFAFNDLGAINVYRAARQHGISLPEQLSIIGFDDVYPAASMCPSLTTIRQPFNLIARQCIDLILEAREGKVEQNYFILPTQLVERESCTSPALP
- a CDS encoding carbohydrate ABC transporter permease, whose product is MTNATAKPDTSGMRKPKREYIGILYCLPYVVVFLFGMIIPMFYALYLSFFKQSLLGGTTFAGFDNFIRAFKDEALWGGFKNVLIYAAIQIPMNLILSLVAALILDSQRIRHIAVLRILLFLPYAVPGVIAALMWGYIYGDKYGLFGQIAGMLDVTAPNMLSKQLMLFAIANICTWCFLGYNMLIYYSALIGIPNDLYESARIDGASELRIAWSVKIPQIKSTIVMTVLFSVIGTLQLFNEPNILRTSAPDVINSSYTPNIYTYNLAFNGQNVNYAAAVSLVVGIIVMALVAVVKIIGNKWENK
- a CDS encoding LacI family DNA-binding transcriptional regulator; this translates as MVGIKDVAALAGVSISTVSYVMTGKRPIGAKTRQRVLQAARDLGYLAKNGSPAPLNGETHFVALSSPVHDSTSYTNYCAYFLNFLKAARQLGYETLLLTEETGDEQLRSIIDTGMVDGVALMDVTMNDPRIELAQFSTIPFISIGHPMDEINVPCIDTDFIEMGEMIMQTLHRNGHDRILFIGGKKIDYERAGGANYLIRLRTSMHAAAARYGIHIDEEFTDNDDFDAAENLLERFISDKKIQRS
- a CDS encoding ABC transporter substrate-binding protein, which codes for MKFFMKKKMIALCGAAAMILPLAACGTTQAGTTDEQGKTVVNVWAWDNNLKANAKVFMKKNPNIVIKFTNAGSGKDEYQALNNALEAGSGVPDIAMIEYYAIPEYAIKGSLKNLNDYGTAKYKDFYTPGTWNAVNFNGGMYGMPVDSGPMAFYYNKEVFDKAGISEAPKTWDEFYQDAKKIKQTGSYITNDPGNAGFFNAMVWQAGGHPYSTSKDGTKVTIKLTTDKGVQKFCDFWQKMIDEGLIETKTKDSSDDWYRSIGSGEFASVISAAWAPGMFLNNAPEGAGKWRIAQMPTWNAGENVSSEYGGSSLALMSSSKNADAAYKFMEFASTNSDAIMSRVNQGGFPADLKTMSNDEFLNQTTMVNSDGDTVDYFGGEKFNAEFAEAAKHVTSKFEFLPYDVYARSVFTDTVGAAYMGQTTMKEGVKAWQDKLVEQGKSQGFTVNE
- a CDS encoding type 1 glutamine amidotransferase family protein, translating into MRSLPEETVYHPLTPADVVPVSPIGNDAEALASFKDDPWTGMDGRPAIVSNAYGDERNVYGGARLGHNGITKSLPADGEPIVMSSVERDGTIATINLNGVLIIKN